One window of Candidatus Nitrospira kreftii genomic DNA carries:
- a CDS encoding hypothetical protein (conserved exported protein of unknown function) — protein MGRGVFHERWAVRVSIIMCLLGGPAYAADSSEKKMDHATPNDVLDCRYQQPDRGEMDSEWFPQDDLFRPLLADPKQPQFFALWQSQQSRIERTNANIGSIGVGENFGFYTRRTGCNGWQISLLTGIFAQFDLDTSNSELINIDFNVGVPITWRQGNWSARLRFYHQSSHIGDEFLGSHPGFQSIGLQYEEVDLILSYDFKKWLRFYGGAAMMVNRQPSTIDRWTGQWGFEARTPRPLARSYVFGLLSNPLLFSPVLTADFKSVEEQGWHINTNLLMGFDMSRVGSFKRLRILFNYYHGYNPYGQFFYSQKTESFGAGAYFMF, from the coding sequence ATGGGTCGGGGGGTGTTTCATGAGCGATGGGCTGTCAGGGTATCGATTATCATGTGCTTGCTCGGTGGGCCGGCATACGCGGCTGATTCAAGCGAGAAGAAGATGGATCACGCCACGCCAAATGATGTGCTGGATTGTCGGTACCAGCAACCTGACCGTGGGGAAATGGACAGTGAATGGTTTCCTCAGGATGATCTTTTTCGTCCGCTCTTGGCCGATCCCAAACAACCGCAGTTCTTTGCCCTCTGGCAATCCCAGCAATCACGCATAGAACGCACCAATGCGAACATCGGGTCGATCGGCGTCGGAGAAAATTTTGGGTTTTATACGAGGCGTACAGGATGCAATGGATGGCAGATTAGTCTCCTGACCGGCATTTTCGCGCAATTTGACCTCGATACGTCGAATTCGGAACTCATTAATATCGATTTCAACGTCGGCGTGCCGATCACCTGGCGTCAGGGAAACTGGTCTGCGCGCTTACGTTTTTATCATCAGAGTAGTCACATCGGAGATGAGTTCTTGGGGTCACATCCTGGCTTTCAATCAATCGGTCTTCAGTATGAAGAAGTCGATCTGATTCTGTCCTATGATTTCAAAAAATGGCTGCGGTTCTATGGCGGGGCTGCGATGATGGTCAACCGCCAACCGTCCACGATCGACCGGTGGACCGGGCAATGGGGATTTGAAGCGCGAACACCACGGCCACTGGCGCGGTCCTATGTTTTCGGTTTGCTCTCGAATCCGCTCCTCTTTTCACCCGTCTTGACGGCGGACTTTAAGTCCGTTGAGGAGCAGGGCTGGCACATCAATACCAATTTGCTGATGGGCTTCGATATGTCTCGGGTCGGATCTTTTAAGCGTCTTCGGATTCTTTTCAACTACTATCACGGCTATAAT